From one Gossypium hirsutum isolate 1008001.06 chromosome D08, Gossypium_hirsutum_v2.1, whole genome shotgun sequence genomic stretch:
- the LOC107929342 gene encoding uncharacterized protein — protein MEDLNSEISGSSCSTPSEPPDIRNWFSSYKYESFVLDTCENSGGFFSEERESDKYDLGVGKINRENEENFDGSAAEIRKADEHDNFNSKEDSLHSLSVLSEPPDIRKWCSSYVYESPLLDTNDGFKRDVSSKNECGEDELVNEECINDFADSDKFQQNTSDKICSIKVIKCSSSLVERKNESHPFFSEPLDIGNWFPDYVYESPVLDTNDEFEDSLSKNTEPSRDKFVVEDSKRQKRHNFKTTTKTGCRDEVVVGKKIFSNGFEECNSPIRYDEQENKSTSKDFGEIKPTHGSNDKENGFITTKKNKFIRANDENCLRGAGEIVLKGSRKTTGGEKDYGVTKRKVLAETTNVKVEQQCEAKAMEIMGKWRCPQKSKPPRGPPLKQLRLERWINRV, from the exons ATGGAGGATCTCAATTCTGAG ATTTCAGGTTCCTCATGCTCCACTCCTTCTG AACCTCCTGACATAAGGAACTGGTTTTCTTCTTACAAGTATGAATCTTTTGTCTTGGATACATGCGAGAATTCCGGAGGATTTTTTTCAGAAGAAAGGGAAAGCGACAAATATGATTTGGGTGTAGGAAAAATTAatagagaaaatgaagaaaacttTGATGGGTCTGCTGCAGAAATTAGAAAAGCTGATGAACATGACAACTTTAACTCTAAGGAG GATTCATTACATTCCCTTTCAGTCCTTTCTG AGCCTCCTGATATCAGAAAATGGTGTTCAAGCTATGTGTACGAGTCTCCTTTGTTGGACACCAATGATGGTTTCAAAAGAGATGTTTCTAGTAAAAACGAATGTGGGGAAGATGAACTTGTCAATGAAGAATGCATCAATGATTTTGCGGATTCAGATAAATTTCAACAAAATACCTCTGACAAGATTTGCTCAATTAAAGTGATCAAATGCAGTAGTTCATTAGTAGAAAGGAAGAATGAATCACACCCTTTCTTTTCTG AACCTCTAGATATTGGAAATTGGTTCCCGGACTATGTGTATGAGTCAcctgtattggatacaaatgatgaatttgaagacAGTCTTTCTAAAAACACAGAACCAAGTCGGGATAAATTTGTTGTTGAAGACAGCAAGAGACAGAAACGACATAATTTCAAGACAACAACAAAAACAGGATGTAGAGATGAGGTGGTTGTTGGTAAGAAGATTTTCTCAAATGGATTTGAGGAATGTAATAGCCCCATCAGATATGATGAGCAAGAAAACAAGTCCACTAGTAAG GATTTTGGTGAGATCAAACCAACACATGGAAGCAATGACAAAGAAAATGGTTTCATCACAACAAAGAAGAACAAGTTTATAAGAGCAAATGATGAAAATTGTCTGAGAGGAGCAGGAGAGATTGTTTTAAAGGGTTCAAGAAAAACAACAGGTGGTGAAAAGGATTATGGGGTGACGAAAAGAAAGGTGTTGGCTGAAACAACCAATGTAAAAGTTGAGCAACAGTGTGAGGCAAAGGCAATGGAGATAATGGGAAAATGGCGTTGTCCTCAGAAAAGCAAGCCACCCCGCGGCCCCCCATTGAAGCAGCTTCGACTTGAACGATGGATTAACAGGGTGTGA